One window of Saccharopolyspora phatthalungensis genomic DNA carries:
- the purM gene encoding phosphoribosylformylglycinamidine cyclo-ligase, with translation MSEDLLAGSAQTESPKATYAAAGVSIEAGDEAVEKMRPWAQRATRPEVLGSLGGFAGLFRLKLDRWKEPVLASSTDGVGTKLAVAQAMDLHDTVGIDLIAMVVDDLVVCGAEPLFLQDYIAVGKVVPERIADLVKGISEGCVQAGCALLGGETAEHPGMMAPGEYDISATGVGVVEADAMLGPDKVRPGDVVIAMGSSGLHSNGYSLARHVLLDIARVPLEGHVEEFGRTLGEELLEPTRIYAKDCLALAAEAGVRTFAHITGGGLAQNLARVIPPGLTAVLDRGSWTPAPVFRMIAQRGRVDAEEMERTFNMGIGMVAVVTAEDVDRALAVLTARHVPAWVLGEVAKQPSVEGTGEQDRVVLRGNHPRF, from the coding sequence GTGTCCGAAGACCTGCTCGCAGGGTCTGCCCAGACCGAGAGTCCGAAAGCCACCTACGCCGCGGCGGGCGTAAGCATCGAGGCCGGCGACGAGGCGGTCGAGAAGATGCGCCCGTGGGCGCAGCGCGCGACCCGGCCCGAGGTGCTCGGCTCCCTTGGCGGCTTCGCCGGGTTGTTCCGGCTCAAGCTCGACCGCTGGAAAGAGCCGGTGCTGGCATCTTCCACCGACGGGGTGGGCACCAAGCTCGCCGTCGCGCAGGCGATGGACCTGCACGACACCGTCGGCATCGACCTGATCGCGATGGTGGTCGACGACCTGGTGGTCTGCGGTGCCGAGCCGCTGTTCCTGCAGGACTACATCGCGGTCGGCAAGGTCGTGCCGGAACGGATCGCCGACCTGGTCAAGGGCATCTCGGAGGGCTGCGTGCAGGCCGGCTGCGCGCTGCTTGGCGGGGAGACCGCCGAGCACCCCGGCATGATGGCGCCCGGCGAGTACGACATCTCGGCCACCGGCGTCGGGGTCGTGGAGGCGGACGCGATGCTCGGCCCGGACAAGGTCCGCCCGGGCGACGTGGTGATCGCGATGGGCTCGTCGGGCCTGCATTCCAACGGGTACTCGCTGGCCCGCCATGTGCTGCTGGACATCGCCCGGGTGCCGCTGGAGGGCCACGTCGAGGAGTTCGGCCGGACCCTCGGCGAGGAGCTGCTGGAGCCGACCCGGATCTACGCCAAGGACTGCCTGGCGCTGGCCGCGGAGGCGGGTGTGCGGACGTTCGCGCACATCACCGGCGGTGGCCTGGCGCAGAACCTGGCGCGGGTGATCCCGCCCGGGCTGACCGCGGTGCTGGACCGGGGCAGCTGGACGCCGGCCCCGGTGTTCCGGATGATCGCCCAGCGCGGCCGGGTCGACGCCGAGGAGATGGAACGCACCTTCAACATGGGCATCGGCATGGTCGCCGTGGTGACCGCCGAAGACGTGGACCGCGCCCTGGCGGTGCTCACGGCCCGTCACGTGCCCGCCTGGGTGCTCGGCGAGGTCGCCAAGCAGCCGTCCGTCGAGGGCACCGGCGAGCAGGACCGCGTGGTGCTGCGCGGCAACCACCCGCGCTTCTGA